In Vanessa atalanta chromosome 17, ilVanAtal1.2, whole genome shotgun sequence, one DNA window encodes the following:
- the LOC125070556 gene encoding ribonuclease kappa-like yields MSLLLGCGVCCMLLSIWAILQLFVMGIFFKMEVLAFIEEAEPDHHGYEDYDDFMKQTKENYQLIAVNCWVATFIYVITLGLSYMCIKHAKNKERMAADNVQDDETYCRSKAKRL; encoded by the exons atgagtcTTCTTCTAGGTTGTGGTGTTTGTTGTATGCTTTTGAGTATATGGGCAATTCTGCAATTG tttgtaatGGGGATTTTCTTTAAAATGGAAGTACTTGCGTTCATAGAAGAGGCGGAACCTGATCATCATGGGTATGAAGATTACGACGATTTCATGAAACAAACTAAAGAAAACTATCAATTG ATAGCTGTTAATTGTTGGGTTGCAACCTTTATTTACGTGATAACGTTGGGTTTGTCGTACATGTGTATCAAGCAcgcaaaaaataaagaaagaatgGCCGCTGATAACGTGCAAGATGACGAAACATACTGTAGGAGTAAAGCTAAGAGATTGTAA
- the LOC125070434 gene encoding testis-specific serine/threonine-protein kinase 3-like encodes MPGPDIRTDENVHGEMSTTPTTTVHSGVEAKTERKLTVLETHGYILGRTIGSGSYATVKVANSDRHNCQVAIKIISKFQAPGDYLKKFLPREIEVVKGLKHENLIRFLQAIETTHRVYIVMEYAENGSLLDIIRKDQHIDESRGRRWFRQLVEAVDYCHERGVVHRDIKCENLLMDNSLNIKLSDFGFARGHMKPKNGVYALSETFCGSYAYASPEILKGVPYRPQDSDIWSMGVVLYAIVYGRLPFDDTNYTQLLKQVQNKVSFPREPKISTECRKLITKILAPLKLRAKIPQILADPWLSPHQSSKDEDLDAKPDAASKEEIKSVNIGTVTFDRKFEEVK; translated from the exons ATGCCAGGACCAGATATAAGAACTGACGAAAATGTTCATGGCGAGATGTCTACAACCCCCACAACAACTGTTCACAGTGGCGTTGAAGCTAAAACCGAAAGAAAGTTAACAGTTCTTGAAACACATGGTTACATTTTGGGCAGAACCATAGGCTCAGGTTCATATGCCACAGTCAAG GTAGCCAATAGTGATAGACACAATTGTCAAgtggcaataaaaataataagcaagTTTCAAGCACCTGGCGACTATCTGAAGAAATTTCTTCCCCGAGAGATAGAAGTCGTAAAAGGACTGAAGCATGAAAACTTAATACGCTTCTTACAAGCAATTGAAACCACTCATAG AGTGTACATTGTGATGGAATATGCAGAAAATGGCAGCCTGTTGGATATTATTCGGAAAGACCAACATATCGATGAGTCACGCGGTCGTCGGTGGTTCAGACAGCTCGTGGAGGCGGTAGATTATTGTCATGAGCGGGGTGTTGTACATCG GGACATAAAATGTGAAAATCTCCTTATGGATAATAGTCTGAATATCAAACTATCTGATTTTGGTTTCGCAAGAGGCCATATGAAACCGAAGAACGGGGTTTATGCATTAAGCGAAACATTTTGTGGGAGTTATGCTTATGCCTCGCCAGAAATACTAAAGGGTGTCCCTTATAGGCCTCAGGATTCTGACATTTGGAGTATGGGCGTAGTTCTCTACGCGATTGTGTATGGTAGACTGCCCTTTGACGATACTAACTATACCCAACTCTTAAAG CAAGTCCAGAACAAGGTGTCATTTCCTCGCGAACCGAAAATATCGACAGAATGTCGCAAGCTAATCACAAAGATTCTAGCTCCTCTGAAATTACGTGCAAAAATACCTCAAATCTTAGCCGACCCCTGGCTTAGTCCACACCAGTCATCCAAAGATGAAGACTTAGATGCCAAGCCA GATGCAGCGAGTAAAGAGGAAATAAAAAGCGTAAATATTGGAACCGTAACATTTGACAGAAAATTTGAAGAAGTGAAGtaa